One part of the Hippopotamus amphibius kiboko isolate mHipAmp2 chromosome 14, mHipAmp2.hap2, whole genome shotgun sequence genome encodes these proteins:
- the MPHOSPH8 gene encoding M-phase phosphoprotein 8 isoform X3, whose amino-acid sequence MAAAEEEEGASAAAGPASGVDGGGDSPAAEGEGAGAAGEEGKDAAAEGAEAVADSEEDGEDVFEVEKILDMKTEGGKVLYKVRWKGYTSDDDTWEPEVHLEDCKEVLLEFRKKVADNKAKPVKKDIQRLSLNSDIFEANSDSDPQSETREDTSPKKRKKNLRHKEEKSPDDLKKKKAKTGKLKPKPDLESTSESLVFDLRTKKRILEAKEELKESKKPKKDDVKETKELKKVKRGEIRDLKTKIREDSKENRKTKREKCVESQVDSELSVLSDSPFQEEDSEDLHSDSREEKLKIQGAKDKAEPEAIQDGVPDKQPEGPVSADEEEVRAASRRKKKLKRTEELKESKKLENKNLFLEKKNIQKKQRNQDRGRSSTELDKPMLASTPAQRTSRPSAEERGSRPTDSPGEEKEAKKNEPKEKYQKRHDLDKEEKGRKEPRALKTFKEIRNAFDLFKLTPEEKNDFPDNNWKREEIPADCKVTEDHKPKENKQLLKERRNTRDETDTWAYIAADGDQELVDSTCHSEETCDGRQQILSLGMDLQLEWMKLEDFQKHLDGEDENFTTADAVPSNSLRDAVKNGDYITVKVALNSSEDYNLDQEDSSGMTLVMLAAAGGQDDLLRLLLRKGAKVNGRQKNGTTALIHAAEKNFLTTVAILLEAGAFVNVQQSNGETALMKACKRGNSDIVRLVIECGADCNILSKHQNSALHFAKQCNNVLVYELLKSHLETLSRVAEETIKDYFEARLTLLEPVFPIACHRLCEGPDFSMDFNYRPPQNIPEGSGVLLFIFHANFLGKEVIARLCGPCSVQAVVLNDKFQLPVFLDSHFVYSFSPAAGLNKLFIRLTEAPSAKVKLLIGAYRVQLQ is encoded by the exons ATggcggcggcggaggaggaggagggggcgagCGCGGCCGCCGGCCCCGCTTCGGGTGTCGACGGCGGTGGCGACTCGCCCGCGGCCGAAGGCGAGGGAGCTGGAGCGGCGGGCGAAGAAGGGAAGGACGCGGCCGCGGAAGGAGCGGAGGCCGTCGCGGACAGCGAGGAGGACGGCGAGGATGTGTTCGAGGTGGAGAAGATCCTGGACATGAAGACCGAGGGG GGTAAGGTCCTTTATAAAGTTCGATGGAAAGGATACACATCAGATGATGATACCTGGGAGCCTGAGGTTCACCTTGAGGACTGTAAAGAAGTTCTTCTTGAATTTAGGAAGAAAGTTGCGGATAACAAAGCTAAACCAGTGAAGAAAGATATCCAG AGGCTGTCCTTAAACAGTGACATATTTGAGGCAAACTCTGATAGTGACCCACAAAGCGAGACCAGAgaagacacttctccaaagaagagaaagaaaaacctgaggcacaaagaagagaaaagccCAGAtgacctgaaaaagaaaaaagcaaagactgGGAAACTAAAACCCAAACCAGACCTGGAGAGCACCTCTGAAAGTTTGGTTTTTGATTTAAggacaaagaaaagaattttagaagccaaagaagaattaaaggaatccaaaaagCCCAAAAAAGATGatgtaaaagaaacaaaggagtTAAAGAAGGTTAAAAGGGGTGAAATAAGAGATTTAAAGACTAAAATAAGAGAAgattccaaagaaaacagaaaaacaaaaagagagaagtgTGTTGAATCCCAGGTGGACTCTGAATTGAGTGTACTTAGTGATTCCCCTTTTCAGGAAGAGGACAGTGAAGATTTACATTCtgacagcagagaagagaagCTGAAGATTCAAGGTGCAAAAGACAAAGCAGAGCCAGAGGCGATTCAAGATGGTGTTCCTGATAAGCAGCCGGAGGGCCCCGTGAGCGCTGACGAGGAGGAGGTCAGAGCAGCcagcaggaggaaaaagaaactgaaaaggacAGAGGAACTTAAAGAGAGCAAAAAGCTGGAAAACAAGAACCTCTtcttagagaagaaaaacatacagaaaaagcaaaggaatcaAGACAGAGGCCGAAGTAGCACAGAGTTAGATAAGCCAATGCTTGCGTCCACCCCGGCGCAGAGGACTTCCAGGCCGAGCGCGGAGGAGAGGGGCTCCAGGCCCACGGACTCCCCGGGGGAG GAGAAAGAGGCCAAAAAAAATGAACCCAAAGAAAAATACCAGAAAAGGCATGATTTGGACAAGGAGGAAAAAGGCCGAAAAGAGCCCAGGGCATTAAAGA CATTTAAGGAAATCAGAAAtgcatttgatttatttaaactaactccagaagaaaaaaatgattttcctgACAAtaattggaaaagagaagaaataccAGCAGATTGTAAAGTCACAGAAGACCACAAGCCCAAGGAAAACAAGCAGTTACTTAAAGAAAGGAGGAACACGAGAGATGAGACCGATACGTGGGCCTATATAGCTGCCGACGGCGATCAGGAGCTTGTGGACAGCACGTGCCACTCGGAGGAGACTTGCG ATGGCAGACAACAGATTTTGAGTTTGGGCATGGATTTGCAGTTGGAATGGATGAAATTAGAGGATTTTCAAAAGCATCTTGATGGGGAAGATGAGAATTTTACTACAGCAGATGCAGTTCCAAGCA attCATTGAGGGATGCTGTGAAAAATGGGGATTATATTACTGTGAAGGTTGCACTTAATTCAAGTGAAGACTATAACCTGGACCAAGAG GATTCAAGCGGGATGACGCTGGTGATGCTCGCGGCCGCAGGGGGGCAGGATGACCTACTGAGGCTGCTCCTCAGGAAGGGAGCGAAGGTGAACGGCCGGCAGAAGAACGGGACCACGGCGCTCATCCACGCCGCCGAGAAG aaCTTTTTAACTACAGTGGCTATTCTTTTGGAAGCAGGAGCTTTTGTAAACGTCCAGCAGAGCAATGGTGAGACGGCTCTCATGAAG GCCTGTAAGAGAGGAAATTCAGACATTGTCCGGCTTGTCATTGAATGTGGAGCTGACTGCAACATCTTGTCAAAGCACCAGAACAGCGCGCTGCATTTTGCAAAGCAGTGTAACAACGTGCTGGTGTACGAGCTGCTGAAGAGCCACTTAGAGAC ACTTTCGAGAGTAGCAGAAGAAACAATAAAGGATTACTTTGAAGCACGTCTCACTCTACTAGAACCAGTTTTCCCAATAGCATGTCATCGTCTCTGTGAGGGGCCAGACTTTTCAATGGATTTCAATTACAGACCCCCACAGAATATCCCAGAAG GCTCCGGAGTCCTGCTGTTTATTTTCCATGCAAACTTTCTGGGTAAAGAGGTCATTGCTCGCCTCTGTGGACCGTGTAGTGTACAAGCTGttgttttaaatgataaattccAACTTCCTGTTTTTCTG GACAGTCATTTTGTTTACTCGTTCAGCCCTGCCGCAGGCCTCAATAAACTCTTTATAAGGTTGACAGAAGCACCCTCCGCTAAG GTTAAGTTGCTAATAGGTGCATACAGAGTACAGCTGCAATGA
- the MPHOSPH8 gene encoding M-phase phosphoprotein 8 isoform X5, whose translation MAAAEEEEGASAAAGPASGVDGGGDSPAAEGEGAGAAGEEGKDAAAEGAEAVADSEEDGEDVFEVEKILDMKTEGRLSLNSDIFEANSDSDPQSETREDTSPKKRKKNLRHKEEKSPDDLKKKKAKTGKLKPKPDLESTSESLVFDLRTKKRILEAKEELKESKKPKKDDVKETKELKKVKRGEIRDLKTKIREDSKENRKTKREKCVESQVDSELSVLSDSPFQEEDSEDLHSDSREEKLKIQGAKDKAEPEAIQDGVPDKQPEGPVSADEEEVRAASRRKKKLKRTEELKESKKLENKNLFLEKKNIQKKQRNQDRGRSSTELDKPMLASTPAQRTSRPSAEERGSRPTDSPGEEKEAKKNEPKEKYQKRHDLDKEEKGRKEPRALKTFKEIRNAFDLFKLTPEEKNDFPDNNWKREEIPADCKVTEDHKPKENKQLLKERRNTRDETDTWAYIAADGDQELVDSTCHSEETCDGRQQILSLGMDLQLEWMKLEDFQKHLDGEDENFTTADAVPSNSLRDAVKNGDYITVKVALNSSEDYNLDQEDSSGMTLVMLAAAGGQDDLLRLLLRKGAKVNGRQKNGTTALIHAAEKNFLTTVAILLEAGAFVNVQQSNGETALMKACKRGNSDIVRLVIECGADCNILSKHQNSALHFAKQCNNVLVYELLKSHLETLSRVAEETIKDYFEARLTLLEPVFPIACHRLCEGPDFSMDFNYRPPQNIPEGSGVLLFIFHANFLGKEVIARLCGPCSVQAVVLNDKFQLPVFLDSHFVYSFSPAAGLNKLFIRLTEAPSAKNVTSSISILRYLGPGPLRYQDPRMLESFIGKGAYLHFTPAYPPRVHQIISGLTYNT comes from the exons ATggcggcggcggaggaggaggagggggcgagCGCGGCCGCCGGCCCCGCTTCGGGTGTCGACGGCGGTGGCGACTCGCCCGCGGCCGAAGGCGAGGGAGCTGGAGCGGCGGGCGAAGAAGGGAAGGACGCGGCCGCGGAAGGAGCGGAGGCCGTCGCGGACAGCGAGGAGGACGGCGAGGATGTGTTCGAGGTGGAGAAGATCCTGGACATGAAGACCGAGGGG AGGCTGTCCTTAAACAGTGACATATTTGAGGCAAACTCTGATAGTGACCCACAAAGCGAGACCAGAgaagacacttctccaaagaagagaaagaaaaacctgaggcacaaagaagagaaaagccCAGAtgacctgaaaaagaaaaaagcaaagactgGGAAACTAAAACCCAAACCAGACCTGGAGAGCACCTCTGAAAGTTTGGTTTTTGATTTAAggacaaagaaaagaattttagaagccaaagaagaattaaaggaatccaaaaagCCCAAAAAAGATGatgtaaaagaaacaaaggagtTAAAGAAGGTTAAAAGGGGTGAAATAAGAGATTTAAAGACTAAAATAAGAGAAgattccaaagaaaacagaaaaacaaaaagagagaagtgTGTTGAATCCCAGGTGGACTCTGAATTGAGTGTACTTAGTGATTCCCCTTTTCAGGAAGAGGACAGTGAAGATTTACATTCtgacagcagagaagagaagCTGAAGATTCAAGGTGCAAAAGACAAAGCAGAGCCAGAGGCGATTCAAGATGGTGTTCCTGATAAGCAGCCGGAGGGCCCCGTGAGCGCTGACGAGGAGGAGGTCAGAGCAGCcagcaggaggaaaaagaaactgaaaaggacAGAGGAACTTAAAGAGAGCAAAAAGCTGGAAAACAAGAACCTCTtcttagagaagaaaaacatacagaaaaagcaaaggaatcaAGACAGAGGCCGAAGTAGCACAGAGTTAGATAAGCCAATGCTTGCGTCCACCCCGGCGCAGAGGACTTCCAGGCCGAGCGCGGAGGAGAGGGGCTCCAGGCCCACGGACTCCCCGGGGGAG GAGAAAGAGGCCAAAAAAAATGAACCCAAAGAAAAATACCAGAAAAGGCATGATTTGGACAAGGAGGAAAAAGGCCGAAAAGAGCCCAGGGCATTAAAGA CATTTAAGGAAATCAGAAAtgcatttgatttatttaaactaactccagaagaaaaaaatgattttcctgACAAtaattggaaaagagaagaaataccAGCAGATTGTAAAGTCACAGAAGACCACAAGCCCAAGGAAAACAAGCAGTTACTTAAAGAAAGGAGGAACACGAGAGATGAGACCGATACGTGGGCCTATATAGCTGCCGACGGCGATCAGGAGCTTGTGGACAGCACGTGCCACTCGGAGGAGACTTGCG ATGGCAGACAACAGATTTTGAGTTTGGGCATGGATTTGCAGTTGGAATGGATGAAATTAGAGGATTTTCAAAAGCATCTTGATGGGGAAGATGAGAATTTTACTACAGCAGATGCAGTTCCAAGCA attCATTGAGGGATGCTGTGAAAAATGGGGATTATATTACTGTGAAGGTTGCACTTAATTCAAGTGAAGACTATAACCTGGACCAAGAG GATTCAAGCGGGATGACGCTGGTGATGCTCGCGGCCGCAGGGGGGCAGGATGACCTACTGAGGCTGCTCCTCAGGAAGGGAGCGAAGGTGAACGGCCGGCAGAAGAACGGGACCACGGCGCTCATCCACGCCGCCGAGAAG aaCTTTTTAACTACAGTGGCTATTCTTTTGGAAGCAGGAGCTTTTGTAAACGTCCAGCAGAGCAATGGTGAGACGGCTCTCATGAAG GCCTGTAAGAGAGGAAATTCAGACATTGTCCGGCTTGTCATTGAATGTGGAGCTGACTGCAACATCTTGTCAAAGCACCAGAACAGCGCGCTGCATTTTGCAAAGCAGTGTAACAACGTGCTGGTGTACGAGCTGCTGAAGAGCCACTTAGAGAC ACTTTCGAGAGTAGCAGAAGAAACAATAAAGGATTACTTTGAAGCACGTCTCACTCTACTAGAACCAGTTTTCCCAATAGCATGTCATCGTCTCTGTGAGGGGCCAGACTTTTCAATGGATTTCAATTACAGACCCCCACAGAATATCCCAGAAG GCTCCGGAGTCCTGCTGTTTATTTTCCATGCAAACTTTCTGGGTAAAGAGGTCATTGCTCGCCTCTGTGGACCGTGTAGTGTACAAGCTGttgttttaaatgataaattccAACTTCCTGTTTTTCTG GACAGTCATTTTGTTTACTCGTTCAGCCCTGCCGCAGGCCTCAATAAACTCTTTATAAGGTTGACAGAAGCACCCTCCGCTAAG aATGTCACATCATCCATCAGCATCCTCAGGTACTTGGGCCCAGGACCCCTCAGATATCAGGATCCGAGGATGCTTGAGTCCTTTATAGGAAAGGGTGCGTATTTGCATTTCACCCCTGCATATCCCCCCCGTGTACATCAAATCATCTCTGGACTAACTTACAACACCTAA
- the MPHOSPH8 gene encoding M-phase phosphoprotein 8 isoform X2 yields MAAAEEEEGASAAAGPASGVDGGGDSPAAEGEGAGAAGEEGKDAAAEGAEAVADSEEDGEDVFEVEKILDMKTEGGKVLYKVRWKGYTSDDDTWEPEVHLEDCKEVLLEFRKKVADNKAKPVKKDIQRLSLNSDIFEANSDSDPQSETREDTSPKKRKKNLRHKEEKSPDDLKKKKAKTGKLKPKPDLESTSESLVFDLRTKKRILEAKEELKESKKPKKDDVKETKELKKVKRGEIRDLKTKIREDSKENRKTKREKCVESQVDSELSVLSDSPFQEEDSEDLHSDSREEKLKIQGAKDKAEPEAIQDGVPDKQPEGPVSADEEEVRAASRRKKKLKRTEELKESKKLENKNLFLEKKNIQKKQRNQDRGRSSTELDKPMLASTPAQRTSRPSAEERGSRPTDSPGEEKEAKKNEPKEKYQKRHDLDKEEKGRKEPRALKTFKEIRNAFDLFKLTPEEKNDFPDNNWKREEIPADCKVTEDHKPKENKQLLKERRNTRDETDTWAYIAADGDQELVDSTCHSEETCDGRQQILSLGMDLQLEWMKLEDFQKHLDGEDENFTTADAVPNSLRDAVKNGDYITVKVALNSSEDYNLDQEDSSGMTLVMLAAAGGQDDLLRLLLRKGAKVNGRQKNGTTALIHAAEKNFLTTVAILLEAGAFVNVQQSNGETALMKACKRGNSDIVRLVIECGADCNILSKHQNSALHFAKQCNNVLVYELLKSHLETLSRVAEETIKDYFEARLTLLEPVFPIACHRLCEGPDFSMDFNYRPPQNIPEGSGVLLFIFHANFLGKEVIARLCGPCSVQAVVLNDKFQLPVFLDSHFVYSFSPAAGLNKLFIRLTEAPSAKNVTSSISILRYLGPGPLRYQDPRMLESFIGKGAYLHFTPAYPPRVHQIISGLTYNT; encoded by the exons ATggcggcggcggaggaggaggagggggcgagCGCGGCCGCCGGCCCCGCTTCGGGTGTCGACGGCGGTGGCGACTCGCCCGCGGCCGAAGGCGAGGGAGCTGGAGCGGCGGGCGAAGAAGGGAAGGACGCGGCCGCGGAAGGAGCGGAGGCCGTCGCGGACAGCGAGGAGGACGGCGAGGATGTGTTCGAGGTGGAGAAGATCCTGGACATGAAGACCGAGGGG GGTAAGGTCCTTTATAAAGTTCGATGGAAAGGATACACATCAGATGATGATACCTGGGAGCCTGAGGTTCACCTTGAGGACTGTAAAGAAGTTCTTCTTGAATTTAGGAAGAAAGTTGCGGATAACAAAGCTAAACCAGTGAAGAAAGATATCCAG AGGCTGTCCTTAAACAGTGACATATTTGAGGCAAACTCTGATAGTGACCCACAAAGCGAGACCAGAgaagacacttctccaaagaagagaaagaaaaacctgaggcacaaagaagagaaaagccCAGAtgacctgaaaaagaaaaaagcaaagactgGGAAACTAAAACCCAAACCAGACCTGGAGAGCACCTCTGAAAGTTTGGTTTTTGATTTAAggacaaagaaaagaattttagaagccaaagaagaattaaaggaatccaaaaagCCCAAAAAAGATGatgtaaaagaaacaaaggagtTAAAGAAGGTTAAAAGGGGTGAAATAAGAGATTTAAAGACTAAAATAAGAGAAgattccaaagaaaacagaaaaacaaaaagagagaagtgTGTTGAATCCCAGGTGGACTCTGAATTGAGTGTACTTAGTGATTCCCCTTTTCAGGAAGAGGACAGTGAAGATTTACATTCtgacagcagagaagagaagCTGAAGATTCAAGGTGCAAAAGACAAAGCAGAGCCAGAGGCGATTCAAGATGGTGTTCCTGATAAGCAGCCGGAGGGCCCCGTGAGCGCTGACGAGGAGGAGGTCAGAGCAGCcagcaggaggaaaaagaaactgaaaaggacAGAGGAACTTAAAGAGAGCAAAAAGCTGGAAAACAAGAACCTCTtcttagagaagaaaaacatacagaaaaagcaaaggaatcaAGACAGAGGCCGAAGTAGCACAGAGTTAGATAAGCCAATGCTTGCGTCCACCCCGGCGCAGAGGACTTCCAGGCCGAGCGCGGAGGAGAGGGGCTCCAGGCCCACGGACTCCCCGGGGGAG GAGAAAGAGGCCAAAAAAAATGAACCCAAAGAAAAATACCAGAAAAGGCATGATTTGGACAAGGAGGAAAAAGGCCGAAAAGAGCCCAGGGCATTAAAGA CATTTAAGGAAATCAGAAAtgcatttgatttatttaaactaactccagaagaaaaaaatgattttcctgACAAtaattggaaaagagaagaaataccAGCAGATTGTAAAGTCACAGAAGACCACAAGCCCAAGGAAAACAAGCAGTTACTTAAAGAAAGGAGGAACACGAGAGATGAGACCGATACGTGGGCCTATATAGCTGCCGACGGCGATCAGGAGCTTGTGGACAGCACGTGCCACTCGGAGGAGACTTGCG ATGGCAGACAACAGATTTTGAGTTTGGGCATGGATTTGCAGTTGGAATGGATGAAATTAGAGGATTTTCAAAAGCATCTTGATGGGGAAGATGAGAATTTTACTACAGCAGATGCAGTTCCAA attCATTGAGGGATGCTGTGAAAAATGGGGATTATATTACTGTGAAGGTTGCACTTAATTCAAGTGAAGACTATAACCTGGACCAAGAG GATTCAAGCGGGATGACGCTGGTGATGCTCGCGGCCGCAGGGGGGCAGGATGACCTACTGAGGCTGCTCCTCAGGAAGGGAGCGAAGGTGAACGGCCGGCAGAAGAACGGGACCACGGCGCTCATCCACGCCGCCGAGAAG aaCTTTTTAACTACAGTGGCTATTCTTTTGGAAGCAGGAGCTTTTGTAAACGTCCAGCAGAGCAATGGTGAGACGGCTCTCATGAAG GCCTGTAAGAGAGGAAATTCAGACATTGTCCGGCTTGTCATTGAATGTGGAGCTGACTGCAACATCTTGTCAAAGCACCAGAACAGCGCGCTGCATTTTGCAAAGCAGTGTAACAACGTGCTGGTGTACGAGCTGCTGAAGAGCCACTTAGAGAC ACTTTCGAGAGTAGCAGAAGAAACAATAAAGGATTACTTTGAAGCACGTCTCACTCTACTAGAACCAGTTTTCCCAATAGCATGTCATCGTCTCTGTGAGGGGCCAGACTTTTCAATGGATTTCAATTACAGACCCCCACAGAATATCCCAGAAG GCTCCGGAGTCCTGCTGTTTATTTTCCATGCAAACTTTCTGGGTAAAGAGGTCATTGCTCGCCTCTGTGGACCGTGTAGTGTACAAGCTGttgttttaaatgataaattccAACTTCCTGTTTTTCTG GACAGTCATTTTGTTTACTCGTTCAGCCCTGCCGCAGGCCTCAATAAACTCTTTATAAGGTTGACAGAAGCACCCTCCGCTAAG aATGTCACATCATCCATCAGCATCCTCAGGTACTTGGGCCCAGGACCCCTCAGATATCAGGATCCGAGGATGCTTGAGTCCTTTATAGGAAAGGGTGCGTATTTGCATTTCACCCCTGCATATCCCCCCCGTGTACATCAAATCATCTCTGGACTAACTTACAACACCTAA
- the MPHOSPH8 gene encoding M-phase phosphoprotein 8 isoform X1: MAAAEEEEGASAAAGPASGVDGGGDSPAAEGEGAGAAGEEGKDAAAEGAEAVADSEEDGEDVFEVEKILDMKTEGGKVLYKVRWKGYTSDDDTWEPEVHLEDCKEVLLEFRKKVADNKAKPVKKDIQRLSLNSDIFEANSDSDPQSETREDTSPKKRKKNLRHKEEKSPDDLKKKKAKTGKLKPKPDLESTSESLVFDLRTKKRILEAKEELKESKKPKKDDVKETKELKKVKRGEIRDLKTKIREDSKENRKTKREKCVESQVDSELSVLSDSPFQEEDSEDLHSDSREEKLKIQGAKDKAEPEAIQDGVPDKQPEGPVSADEEEVRAASRRKKKLKRTEELKESKKLENKNLFLEKKNIQKKQRNQDRGRSSTELDKPMLASTPAQRTSRPSAEERGSRPTDSPGEEKEAKKNEPKEKYQKRHDLDKEEKGRKEPRALKTFKEIRNAFDLFKLTPEEKNDFPDNNWKREEIPADCKVTEDHKPKENKQLLKERRNTRDETDTWAYIAADGDQELVDSTCHSEETCDGRQQILSLGMDLQLEWMKLEDFQKHLDGEDENFTTADAVPSNSLRDAVKNGDYITVKVALNSSEDYNLDQEDSSGMTLVMLAAAGGQDDLLRLLLRKGAKVNGRQKNGTTALIHAAEKNFLTTVAILLEAGAFVNVQQSNGETALMKACKRGNSDIVRLVIECGADCNILSKHQNSALHFAKQCNNVLVYELLKSHLETLSRVAEETIKDYFEARLTLLEPVFPIACHRLCEGPDFSMDFNYRPPQNIPEGSGVLLFIFHANFLGKEVIARLCGPCSVQAVVLNDKFQLPVFLDSHFVYSFSPAAGLNKLFIRLTEAPSAKNVTSSISILRYLGPGPLRYQDPRMLESFIGKGAYLHFTPAYPPRVHQIISGLTYNT, from the exons ATggcggcggcggaggaggaggagggggcgagCGCGGCCGCCGGCCCCGCTTCGGGTGTCGACGGCGGTGGCGACTCGCCCGCGGCCGAAGGCGAGGGAGCTGGAGCGGCGGGCGAAGAAGGGAAGGACGCGGCCGCGGAAGGAGCGGAGGCCGTCGCGGACAGCGAGGAGGACGGCGAGGATGTGTTCGAGGTGGAGAAGATCCTGGACATGAAGACCGAGGGG GGTAAGGTCCTTTATAAAGTTCGATGGAAAGGATACACATCAGATGATGATACCTGGGAGCCTGAGGTTCACCTTGAGGACTGTAAAGAAGTTCTTCTTGAATTTAGGAAGAAAGTTGCGGATAACAAAGCTAAACCAGTGAAGAAAGATATCCAG AGGCTGTCCTTAAACAGTGACATATTTGAGGCAAACTCTGATAGTGACCCACAAAGCGAGACCAGAgaagacacttctccaaagaagagaaagaaaaacctgaggcacaaagaagagaaaagccCAGAtgacctgaaaaagaaaaaagcaaagactgGGAAACTAAAACCCAAACCAGACCTGGAGAGCACCTCTGAAAGTTTGGTTTTTGATTTAAggacaaagaaaagaattttagaagccaaagaagaattaaaggaatccaaaaagCCCAAAAAAGATGatgtaaaagaaacaaaggagtTAAAGAAGGTTAAAAGGGGTGAAATAAGAGATTTAAAGACTAAAATAAGAGAAgattccaaagaaaacagaaaaacaaaaagagagaagtgTGTTGAATCCCAGGTGGACTCTGAATTGAGTGTACTTAGTGATTCCCCTTTTCAGGAAGAGGACAGTGAAGATTTACATTCtgacagcagagaagagaagCTGAAGATTCAAGGTGCAAAAGACAAAGCAGAGCCAGAGGCGATTCAAGATGGTGTTCCTGATAAGCAGCCGGAGGGCCCCGTGAGCGCTGACGAGGAGGAGGTCAGAGCAGCcagcaggaggaaaaagaaactgaaaaggacAGAGGAACTTAAAGAGAGCAAAAAGCTGGAAAACAAGAACCTCTtcttagagaagaaaaacatacagaaaaagcaaaggaatcaAGACAGAGGCCGAAGTAGCACAGAGTTAGATAAGCCAATGCTTGCGTCCACCCCGGCGCAGAGGACTTCCAGGCCGAGCGCGGAGGAGAGGGGCTCCAGGCCCACGGACTCCCCGGGGGAG GAGAAAGAGGCCAAAAAAAATGAACCCAAAGAAAAATACCAGAAAAGGCATGATTTGGACAAGGAGGAAAAAGGCCGAAAAGAGCCCAGGGCATTAAAGA CATTTAAGGAAATCAGAAAtgcatttgatttatttaaactaactccagaagaaaaaaatgattttcctgACAAtaattggaaaagagaagaaataccAGCAGATTGTAAAGTCACAGAAGACCACAAGCCCAAGGAAAACAAGCAGTTACTTAAAGAAAGGAGGAACACGAGAGATGAGACCGATACGTGGGCCTATATAGCTGCCGACGGCGATCAGGAGCTTGTGGACAGCACGTGCCACTCGGAGGAGACTTGCG ATGGCAGACAACAGATTTTGAGTTTGGGCATGGATTTGCAGTTGGAATGGATGAAATTAGAGGATTTTCAAAAGCATCTTGATGGGGAAGATGAGAATTTTACTACAGCAGATGCAGTTCCAAGCA attCATTGAGGGATGCTGTGAAAAATGGGGATTATATTACTGTGAAGGTTGCACTTAATTCAAGTGAAGACTATAACCTGGACCAAGAG GATTCAAGCGGGATGACGCTGGTGATGCTCGCGGCCGCAGGGGGGCAGGATGACCTACTGAGGCTGCTCCTCAGGAAGGGAGCGAAGGTGAACGGCCGGCAGAAGAACGGGACCACGGCGCTCATCCACGCCGCCGAGAAG aaCTTTTTAACTACAGTGGCTATTCTTTTGGAAGCAGGAGCTTTTGTAAACGTCCAGCAGAGCAATGGTGAGACGGCTCTCATGAAG GCCTGTAAGAGAGGAAATTCAGACATTGTCCGGCTTGTCATTGAATGTGGAGCTGACTGCAACATCTTGTCAAAGCACCAGAACAGCGCGCTGCATTTTGCAAAGCAGTGTAACAACGTGCTGGTGTACGAGCTGCTGAAGAGCCACTTAGAGAC ACTTTCGAGAGTAGCAGAAGAAACAATAAAGGATTACTTTGAAGCACGTCTCACTCTACTAGAACCAGTTTTCCCAATAGCATGTCATCGTCTCTGTGAGGGGCCAGACTTTTCAATGGATTTCAATTACAGACCCCCACAGAATATCCCAGAAG GCTCCGGAGTCCTGCTGTTTATTTTCCATGCAAACTTTCTGGGTAAAGAGGTCATTGCTCGCCTCTGTGGACCGTGTAGTGTACAAGCTGttgttttaaatgataaattccAACTTCCTGTTTTTCTG GACAGTCATTTTGTTTACTCGTTCAGCCCTGCCGCAGGCCTCAATAAACTCTTTATAAGGTTGACAGAAGCACCCTCCGCTAAG aATGTCACATCATCCATCAGCATCCTCAGGTACTTGGGCCCAGGACCCCTCAGATATCAGGATCCGAGGATGCTTGAGTCCTTTATAGGAAAGGGTGCGTATTTGCATTTCACCCCTGCATATCCCCCCCGTGTACATCAAATCATCTCTGGACTAACTTACAACACCTAA